From the Vulpes lagopus strain Blue_001 chromosome 22, ASM1834538v1, whole genome shotgun sequence genome, one window contains:
- the LOC121480806 gene encoding translation initiation factor IF-2-like, whose product MTPGDPAAPRPLAPASWACKACKARRARQGVQANTVAEVGKAKPYGGAEAALPPPAPDPAPPPAVRCAPRAYTGGAAGAAGGGPAGAFGGGSAGGRGVRWAAGVAAGWGGGRWAAGTARSRRGGVGGGSCGAAGAAGQSPRRLGERSTASIAPPDVRVRSPGLPLRPPPAAPPAGPQGRRPPQPRVRVGHPARRAPGGRRAHPPSSPAAAPPRGPSRSCPAGRDPPGAGTGHPRRVPGGGAARASSARPRAASVARPGAGGEGIWAPHREPPRAAGGAGGLQGGDRDPPPTCCPDGLALPASCARFPPAGLSSPWSSLPEKSGAAHPGAAETTASS is encoded by the exons ATGACCCCGGGCGACCCCGCAGCGCCGCGGCCGCTGGCTCCGGCGAGCTGGGCGTGCAAGGCGTGCAAGGCAAGGCGTGCAAGGCAAGGCGTGCAAG CTAACACTGTAGCTGAAGTCGGAAAGGCAAAGCCTTATGGAGGCGCGGAGGCCGCGCTGCCGCCGCCCGCACCCgaccccgcgccgccgcccgccgtcCGCTGCGCCCCGCGCGCTTAtacgg GGGGTgccgccggggccgcggggggcggacCCGCGGGGGCGTTCGGTggggggagcgcggggggccgcggggtcCGCTGGGCCGCGGGGGTCGctgcggggtggggcggggggcgttGGGCCGCGGGGACCGCGCGGAGCcgcaggggcggggtggggggtgggagctgCGGGGCTGCCGGGGCCGCGGGGCAGAGTCCCCGCCGGCTGGGGGAGCGGAGCACGGCCTCCATAGCGCCCCCGGACGTCCGAGTGCGCTCTCCCGGCCTCCCCCTGCGGCCTCCTCCCGCGGCGCCCCCCGCGGGCCCCCAGGGTCGTcgccccccccagcccagggTTAGGGTCGGGCATCCCGCCCGCCGGGCGCCTGGAGGCCGCCGCGCtcaccctccctccagccccgctgcagccccgccccgcggcccttCCCGCTCGTGCCCCGCCGGCCGGGACCCTCCTGGCGCAGGGACGGGGCATCCGCGGCgggtcccgggggggggggcggcgaggGCCAGCAGCGCCCGGCCGCGAGCCGCCTCCGTCgccaggcccggggctgggggggagggtaTCTGGGCGCCGCATCGGGAGCCTCCccgggccgcgggcggggcgggcggcctgCAGGGCGGAGATAGGGACCCGCCGCCCACCTGCTGCCCCGACGGCCTGGCCCTTCCAGCCTCCTGTGCCCGCTTCCCTCCCGCAGGGCTTTCAAGTCCGTGGTCTTCGCTCCCCGAGAAGTCCGGGGCAG CACATCCAGGTGCTGCAGAAACAACTGCTTCCAGTTGA